Proteins encoded together in one Argiope bruennichi chromosome 1, qqArgBrue1.1, whole genome shotgun sequence window:
- the LOC129970995 gene encoding UDP-N-acetylglucosamine--peptide N-acetylglucosaminyltransferase 110 kDa subunit-like isoform X1, whose amino-acid sequence MAAVVSESSGNMPVCVNGNKRSKTNDLNITTAVALQSLAELAHREYQMGDYENAERHCMQLWRQDPTNTGVLLLLSSIHFQCRRLDKSAHFSTLAIKQNPMLAEAYSNLGNVFKERGQLQEALENYRHAVRLKPDFIDGYINLAAALVAAGDMEQAVQAYVSALQYNPDLYCVRSDLGNLLKALGRLDEAKACYLKAIETCPTFAVAWSNLGCVFNAQGEIWLAIHHFEKAVALDPNFLDAYINLGNVLKEARIFDRAVAAYLRALNLNPSNAVVHGNLACVYYEQGLIDLAIDTYRRAIELQPNFPDAYCNLANALKEKGLVSEAEDCYNTALRLCPTHADSLNNLANIKREQGFIEEATRLYLKALEVFPEFAAAHSNLASVLQQQGKLNEALMHYKEAIRISPTFADAYSNMGNTLKEMGDIQGALQCYSRAIQINPAFADAHSNLASIHKDSGNIPEAIASYRTALKLKPDFPDAYCNLAHCLQIVCDWTDYEARMKKLVSIVADQLEKNRLPSVHPHHSMLYPLSHEFRKAIAARHANLCLEKIQVLHKPPYQHPKELKTKILKIGYVSSDFGNHPTSHLMQSVPGMHNRDKVEIFCYALSPDDGTTFRSKIAQEAHHFIDLSQMPCNGKAADKIFADGIHILVNMNGYTKGARNEIFALRPAPIQVMWLGYPGTSGAPFMDYIITDRVTSPVNLAQQYSEKLAFMPDTFFVGDHWQMFPHLIERAIIDDKDSVGRKAEVPDNVSIVNATDLSPIIEKAEVKKIREVAVATSIASAEEEPKIEKVEVVKTVIELPSIPVQNMISTGQVQTSVNGIVVQNGLATNQINNKAATGEEAPKSILVTSRQQYGLPEDAIVYCNFNQLYKIDPATLQSWVNILKRVPNSVLWLLRFPAVGEANILQSANQLGLSSNRLIFSNVAAKEEHVRRGQLADLCLDTPLCNGHTTGMDVLWAGTPMVTLAGETLASRVASSQLTCLGVPELIAHTRQEYEDIAVRLGTDKEYLKVIRGKVWAARTESPLFNVKTYATNLERLFYAMWSKHERGEKPNHITEV is encoded by the exons ATGGCGGCTGTAGTCAGCGAGTCATCAGGTAACATGCCAGTTT GTGTCAATGGAAACAAAAGAAGCAAAACTAATGACCTTAACATAACTACTGCTGTGGCTTTGCAAA GTTTAGCTGAACTGGCTCACCGTGAATATCAGATGGGAGATTATGAGAATGCAGAAAGGCATTGCATGCAACTCTGGAGACAAGATCCAACCAATACTGGAGTCTTGCTTTTACTCAGTTCTATTCATTTTCAGTGTAGAAGATTAGACAA GTCTGCTCATTTTAGTACCTTAGCCATAAAGCAAAATCCTATGCTGGCAGAAGCATATTCTAACTTGGGAAATGTCTTCAAGGAAAGAGGGCAGTTGCAGGAGGCTTTAGAAAATTATAGGCACGCAGTTCGATTGAAACCAGATTTTATTGATGGCTACATCAACTTGGCTGCTGCTCTTGTTGCTGCAGGGGACATGGAACAAGCAGTTCAAGCTTATGTGTCAGCTTTGCAATACAATCCT GACCTGTATTGTGTTAGGAGTGATTTAGGTAATCTTTTAAAAGCGTTAGGGAGATTAGATGAAGCAAAG GCATGCTACTTAAAAGCTATTGAAACCTGTCCAACTTTTGCTGTTGCATGGAGCAACTTGGGATGTGTTTTCAATGCTCAGGGAGAAATATGGTTGGCTATTCATCATTTTGAGAAA gctGTGGCATTGGATCCTAATTTCTTGGATGCATATATAAATTtgggaaatgttttaaaagaagcCAGAATATTTGACAG aGCTGTTGCTGCATATCTCCGTGCATTGAATTTAAACCCAAGCAATGCTGTTGTTCATGGGAACTTGGCTTGTGTTTATTATGAACAAGG cttgATTGACCTAGCTATTGATACATATCGGCGTGCAATTGAACTGCAACCTAATTTTCCTGATGCTTACTGCAATCTGGCAAATGCTTTGAAAGAAAAGGGCCTTGTATCAGAAGCTGAAGACTGTTACAACACAGCTCTCCGACTGTGCCCTACACATGCAGATTCCCTCAACAATCTTGCAAATATCAAGCGTGAACAGGGCTTTATTGAAGAAGCTACTCGTCTATATCTGAAGGCTTTAGAA gtTTTTCCTGAATTTGCTGCAGCTCATTCTAATTTAGCCAGTGTGTTGCAACAGCAAGGAAAGTTAAACGAAGCCCTGATGCATTACAAAGAAGCTATTAG GATATCTCCTACATTTGCTGATGCATATTCAAATATGGGGAACACCTTGAAAGAAATGGGAGACATACAAGGTGCCTTGCAATGTTACTCTAGAGCTATTCAAATCAATCCTGCTTTTGCTGATGCCCATAGTAATTTAGCATCAATTCACAAG gATTCTGGAAATATTCCTGAAGCCATAGCATCATATCGAACAGCTCTTAAGTTAAAACCAGATTTTCCTGATGCTTATTGCAACTTAGCTCACTGTTTACAG ATTGTTTGTGATTGGACTGACTATGAAGCCCGTATGAAAAAGTTGGTATCAATTGTGGCAGATCAGTTGGAAAAGAACAGGTTGCCATCTGTTCATCCACATCATAGTATGCTTTATCCTCTCTCTCATGAGTTTAGGAAAGCAATTGCTGCTCGTCATGCAAATCTCTGTTTAGAAAAG ATTCAAGTTTTGCACAAACCTCCTTATCAACATCCTAAAGAGCtgaaaactaaaattcttaaGATAGGATATGTGAGTTCTGATTTTGGCAACCATCCTACCTCTCATCTCATGCAAAGTGTACCTGGGATGCATAATAGAGATAAAGTTGAA atattttgttaTGCTCTTAGTCCTGATGATGGTACTACTTTTAGATCTAAAATTGCACAGGAAGCTCATCATTTCATAGATCTCTCTCAG ATGCCCTGCAATGGAAAAGCAGCTGATAAAATATTTGCCGATGGTAttcatattttagttaatatGAATGGTTACACAAAAGGGgctagaaatgaaatatttgctcTCAGACCTGCTCCTATACAG GTGATGTGGTTGGGATACCCTGGCACTAGTGGTGCTCCTTTTATGGATTACATTATTACTGACCGAGTAACATCTCCAGTAAATCTTGCTCAACAGTACTCAGAGAAATTGGCCTTCATGCCTGACACATTTTTTGTAGGAGACCATTGGCAGATGTTTCCACATCTGATTGAAAGAGCTATCATTGATGATAAAGATTCTGTTGGCAGGAAGGCTGAGGTTCCTGATAATGTTAGCATAGTAAATGCTACAGATTTATCACCAATCATAGAAAAGGCTGAAGTAAAA AAAATTCGTGAAGTAGCTGTAGCTACATCTATAGCCTCTGCAGAAGAAGAaccaaaaatagaaaaagtggaagtTGTAAAGACTGTTATTGAATTGCCTTCAATACCTGTGCAAAACATGATTAGTACAGGACAAGTACAGACCTCAGTTAATGGAATTGTGGTTCAGAATGGTTTGGCTACCAACCag ataaataacaagGCTGCAACTGGTGAAGAGGCACCCAAAAGCATATTGGTAACATCTAGACAACAGTATGGCTTACCAGAAGATGCGATTGTATATTGTAATTTCAATCAGTTATATAAAATAGATCCAGCCACCCTCCAAAGTTGGGTTAAT atattGAAAAGAGTGCCAAACAGTGTTTTGTGGCTTCTTAGATTCCCTGCTGTAGGTGAGGCTAATATCTTGCAATCTGCAAACCAGCTTGGATTGTCTTCAAACAGACTAATCTTTTCAAATGTTGCTGCCAAAGAAGAGCATGTACGTCGTGGTCAGCTGGCTGATTTATGTTTAGATACACCTCTATGCAATGGTCACACCACAGGCATGGATGTTCTATGGGCAGGGACACCCATGGTTACATTGGCAGGTGAAACGCTAGCATCTCGAGTGGCCTCATCTCAATTGACTTGCTTGGGTGTACCTGAATTGATTGCACATACAAGACAAGAATATGAGGATATTGCTGTGCGGCTGGGTACTGATAAAGAATA tttaaaagtaattCGAGGTAAAGTGTGGGCTGCTCGAACAGAAAGTCCTTTGTTTAATGTCAAGACTTATGCTACAAATTTGGAGAGATTATTCTATGCCATGTGGAGTAAACATGAAAGAGGAGAAAAACCAAATCACATTACAGaagtatag
- the LOC129970995 gene encoding UDP-N-acetylglucosamine--peptide N-acetylglucosaminyltransferase 110 kDa subunit-like isoform X2, with translation MAAVVSESSGVNGNKRSKTNDLNITTAVALQSLAELAHREYQMGDYENAERHCMQLWRQDPTNTGVLLLLSSIHFQCRRLDKSAHFSTLAIKQNPMLAEAYSNLGNVFKERGQLQEALENYRHAVRLKPDFIDGYINLAAALVAAGDMEQAVQAYVSALQYNPDLYCVRSDLGNLLKALGRLDEAKACYLKAIETCPTFAVAWSNLGCVFNAQGEIWLAIHHFEKAVALDPNFLDAYINLGNVLKEARIFDRAVAAYLRALNLNPSNAVVHGNLACVYYEQGLIDLAIDTYRRAIELQPNFPDAYCNLANALKEKGLVSEAEDCYNTALRLCPTHADSLNNLANIKREQGFIEEATRLYLKALEVFPEFAAAHSNLASVLQQQGKLNEALMHYKEAIRISPTFADAYSNMGNTLKEMGDIQGALQCYSRAIQINPAFADAHSNLASIHKDSGNIPEAIASYRTALKLKPDFPDAYCNLAHCLQIVCDWTDYEARMKKLVSIVADQLEKNRLPSVHPHHSMLYPLSHEFRKAIAARHANLCLEKIQVLHKPPYQHPKELKTKILKIGYVSSDFGNHPTSHLMQSVPGMHNRDKVEIFCYALSPDDGTTFRSKIAQEAHHFIDLSQMPCNGKAADKIFADGIHILVNMNGYTKGARNEIFALRPAPIQVMWLGYPGTSGAPFMDYIITDRVTSPVNLAQQYSEKLAFMPDTFFVGDHWQMFPHLIERAIIDDKDSVGRKAEVPDNVSIVNATDLSPIIEKAEVKKIREVAVATSIASAEEEPKIEKVEVVKTVIELPSIPVQNMISTGQVQTSVNGIVVQNGLATNQINNKAATGEEAPKSILVTSRQQYGLPEDAIVYCNFNQLYKIDPATLQSWVNILKRVPNSVLWLLRFPAVGEANILQSANQLGLSSNRLIFSNVAAKEEHVRRGQLADLCLDTPLCNGHTTGMDVLWAGTPMVTLAGETLASRVASSQLTCLGVPELIAHTRQEYEDIAVRLGTDKEYLKVIRGKVWAARTESPLFNVKTYATNLERLFYAMWSKHERGEKPNHITEV, from the exons ATGGCGGCTGTAGTCAGCGAGTCATCAG GTGTCAATGGAAACAAAAGAAGCAAAACTAATGACCTTAACATAACTACTGCTGTGGCTTTGCAAA GTTTAGCTGAACTGGCTCACCGTGAATATCAGATGGGAGATTATGAGAATGCAGAAAGGCATTGCATGCAACTCTGGAGACAAGATCCAACCAATACTGGAGTCTTGCTTTTACTCAGTTCTATTCATTTTCAGTGTAGAAGATTAGACAA GTCTGCTCATTTTAGTACCTTAGCCATAAAGCAAAATCCTATGCTGGCAGAAGCATATTCTAACTTGGGAAATGTCTTCAAGGAAAGAGGGCAGTTGCAGGAGGCTTTAGAAAATTATAGGCACGCAGTTCGATTGAAACCAGATTTTATTGATGGCTACATCAACTTGGCTGCTGCTCTTGTTGCTGCAGGGGACATGGAACAAGCAGTTCAAGCTTATGTGTCAGCTTTGCAATACAATCCT GACCTGTATTGTGTTAGGAGTGATTTAGGTAATCTTTTAAAAGCGTTAGGGAGATTAGATGAAGCAAAG GCATGCTACTTAAAAGCTATTGAAACCTGTCCAACTTTTGCTGTTGCATGGAGCAACTTGGGATGTGTTTTCAATGCTCAGGGAGAAATATGGTTGGCTATTCATCATTTTGAGAAA gctGTGGCATTGGATCCTAATTTCTTGGATGCATATATAAATTtgggaaatgttttaaaagaagcCAGAATATTTGACAG aGCTGTTGCTGCATATCTCCGTGCATTGAATTTAAACCCAAGCAATGCTGTTGTTCATGGGAACTTGGCTTGTGTTTATTATGAACAAGG cttgATTGACCTAGCTATTGATACATATCGGCGTGCAATTGAACTGCAACCTAATTTTCCTGATGCTTACTGCAATCTGGCAAATGCTTTGAAAGAAAAGGGCCTTGTATCAGAAGCTGAAGACTGTTACAACACAGCTCTCCGACTGTGCCCTACACATGCAGATTCCCTCAACAATCTTGCAAATATCAAGCGTGAACAGGGCTTTATTGAAGAAGCTACTCGTCTATATCTGAAGGCTTTAGAA gtTTTTCCTGAATTTGCTGCAGCTCATTCTAATTTAGCCAGTGTGTTGCAACAGCAAGGAAAGTTAAACGAAGCCCTGATGCATTACAAAGAAGCTATTAG GATATCTCCTACATTTGCTGATGCATATTCAAATATGGGGAACACCTTGAAAGAAATGGGAGACATACAAGGTGCCTTGCAATGTTACTCTAGAGCTATTCAAATCAATCCTGCTTTTGCTGATGCCCATAGTAATTTAGCATCAATTCACAAG gATTCTGGAAATATTCCTGAAGCCATAGCATCATATCGAACAGCTCTTAAGTTAAAACCAGATTTTCCTGATGCTTATTGCAACTTAGCTCACTGTTTACAG ATTGTTTGTGATTGGACTGACTATGAAGCCCGTATGAAAAAGTTGGTATCAATTGTGGCAGATCAGTTGGAAAAGAACAGGTTGCCATCTGTTCATCCACATCATAGTATGCTTTATCCTCTCTCTCATGAGTTTAGGAAAGCAATTGCTGCTCGTCATGCAAATCTCTGTTTAGAAAAG ATTCAAGTTTTGCACAAACCTCCTTATCAACATCCTAAAGAGCtgaaaactaaaattcttaaGATAGGATATGTGAGTTCTGATTTTGGCAACCATCCTACCTCTCATCTCATGCAAAGTGTACCTGGGATGCATAATAGAGATAAAGTTGAA atattttgttaTGCTCTTAGTCCTGATGATGGTACTACTTTTAGATCTAAAATTGCACAGGAAGCTCATCATTTCATAGATCTCTCTCAG ATGCCCTGCAATGGAAAAGCAGCTGATAAAATATTTGCCGATGGTAttcatattttagttaatatGAATGGTTACACAAAAGGGgctagaaatgaaatatttgctcTCAGACCTGCTCCTATACAG GTGATGTGGTTGGGATACCCTGGCACTAGTGGTGCTCCTTTTATGGATTACATTATTACTGACCGAGTAACATCTCCAGTAAATCTTGCTCAACAGTACTCAGAGAAATTGGCCTTCATGCCTGACACATTTTTTGTAGGAGACCATTGGCAGATGTTTCCACATCTGATTGAAAGAGCTATCATTGATGATAAAGATTCTGTTGGCAGGAAGGCTGAGGTTCCTGATAATGTTAGCATAGTAAATGCTACAGATTTATCACCAATCATAGAAAAGGCTGAAGTAAAA AAAATTCGTGAAGTAGCTGTAGCTACATCTATAGCCTCTGCAGAAGAAGAaccaaaaatagaaaaagtggaagtTGTAAAGACTGTTATTGAATTGCCTTCAATACCTGTGCAAAACATGATTAGTACAGGACAAGTACAGACCTCAGTTAATGGAATTGTGGTTCAGAATGGTTTGGCTACCAACCag ataaataacaagGCTGCAACTGGTGAAGAGGCACCCAAAAGCATATTGGTAACATCTAGACAACAGTATGGCTTACCAGAAGATGCGATTGTATATTGTAATTTCAATCAGTTATATAAAATAGATCCAGCCACCCTCCAAAGTTGGGTTAAT atattGAAAAGAGTGCCAAACAGTGTTTTGTGGCTTCTTAGATTCCCTGCTGTAGGTGAGGCTAATATCTTGCAATCTGCAAACCAGCTTGGATTGTCTTCAAACAGACTAATCTTTTCAAATGTTGCTGCCAAAGAAGAGCATGTACGTCGTGGTCAGCTGGCTGATTTATGTTTAGATACACCTCTATGCAATGGTCACACCACAGGCATGGATGTTCTATGGGCAGGGACACCCATGGTTACATTGGCAGGTGAAACGCTAGCATCTCGAGTGGCCTCATCTCAATTGACTTGCTTGGGTGTACCTGAATTGATTGCACATACAAGACAAGAATATGAGGATATTGCTGTGCGGCTGGGTACTGATAAAGAATA tttaaaagtaattCGAGGTAAAGTGTGGGCTGCTCGAACAGAAAGTCCTTTGTTTAATGTCAAGACTTATGCTACAAATTTGGAGAGATTATTCTATGCCATGTGGAGTAAACATGAAAGAGGAGAAAAACCAAATCACATTACAGaagtatag
- the LOC129970995 gene encoding UDP-N-acetylglucosamine--peptide N-acetylglucosaminyltransferase 110 kDa subunit-like isoform X3, whose protein sequence is MEQSAFSSSVACYLKAIETCPTFAVAWSNLGCVFNAQGEIWLAIHHFEKAVALDPNFLDAYINLGNVLKEARIFDRAVAAYLRALNLNPSNAVVHGNLACVYYEQGLIDLAIDTYRRAIELQPNFPDAYCNLANALKEKGLVSEAEDCYNTALRLCPTHADSLNNLANIKREQGFIEEATRLYLKALEVFPEFAAAHSNLASVLQQQGKLNEALMHYKEAIRISPTFADAYSNMGNTLKEMGDIQGALQCYSRAIQINPAFADAHSNLASIHKDSGNIPEAIASYRTALKLKPDFPDAYCNLAHCLQIVCDWTDYEARMKKLVSIVADQLEKNRLPSVHPHHSMLYPLSHEFRKAIAARHANLCLEKIQVLHKPPYQHPKELKTKILKIGYVSSDFGNHPTSHLMQSVPGMHNRDKVEIFCYALSPDDGTTFRSKIAQEAHHFIDLSQMPCNGKAADKIFADGIHILVNMNGYTKGARNEIFALRPAPIQVMWLGYPGTSGAPFMDYIITDRVTSPVNLAQQYSEKLAFMPDTFFVGDHWQMFPHLIERAIIDDKDSVGRKAEVPDNVSIVNATDLSPIIEKAEVKKIREVAVATSIASAEEEPKIEKVEVVKTVIELPSIPVQNMISTGQVQTSVNGIVVQNGLATNQINNKAATGEEAPKSILVTSRQQYGLPEDAIVYCNFNQLYKIDPATLQSWVNILKRVPNSVLWLLRFPAVGEANILQSANQLGLSSNRLIFSNVAAKEEHVRRGQLADLCLDTPLCNGHTTGMDVLWAGTPMVTLAGETLASRVASSQLTCLGVPELIAHTRQEYEDIAVRLGTDKEYLKVIRGKVWAARTESPLFNVKTYATNLERLFYAMWSKHERGEKPNHITEV, encoded by the exons ATGGAACAGTCGGCGTTCTCCAGTTCTGtg GCATGCTACTTAAAAGCTATTGAAACCTGTCCAACTTTTGCTGTTGCATGGAGCAACTTGGGATGTGTTTTCAATGCTCAGGGAGAAATATGGTTGGCTATTCATCATTTTGAGAAA gctGTGGCATTGGATCCTAATTTCTTGGATGCATATATAAATTtgggaaatgttttaaaagaagcCAGAATATTTGACAG aGCTGTTGCTGCATATCTCCGTGCATTGAATTTAAACCCAAGCAATGCTGTTGTTCATGGGAACTTGGCTTGTGTTTATTATGAACAAGG cttgATTGACCTAGCTATTGATACATATCGGCGTGCAATTGAACTGCAACCTAATTTTCCTGATGCTTACTGCAATCTGGCAAATGCTTTGAAAGAAAAGGGCCTTGTATCAGAAGCTGAAGACTGTTACAACACAGCTCTCCGACTGTGCCCTACACATGCAGATTCCCTCAACAATCTTGCAAATATCAAGCGTGAACAGGGCTTTATTGAAGAAGCTACTCGTCTATATCTGAAGGCTTTAGAA gtTTTTCCTGAATTTGCTGCAGCTCATTCTAATTTAGCCAGTGTGTTGCAACAGCAAGGAAAGTTAAACGAAGCCCTGATGCATTACAAAGAAGCTATTAG GATATCTCCTACATTTGCTGATGCATATTCAAATATGGGGAACACCTTGAAAGAAATGGGAGACATACAAGGTGCCTTGCAATGTTACTCTAGAGCTATTCAAATCAATCCTGCTTTTGCTGATGCCCATAGTAATTTAGCATCAATTCACAAG gATTCTGGAAATATTCCTGAAGCCATAGCATCATATCGAACAGCTCTTAAGTTAAAACCAGATTTTCCTGATGCTTATTGCAACTTAGCTCACTGTTTACAG ATTGTTTGTGATTGGACTGACTATGAAGCCCGTATGAAAAAGTTGGTATCAATTGTGGCAGATCAGTTGGAAAAGAACAGGTTGCCATCTGTTCATCCACATCATAGTATGCTTTATCCTCTCTCTCATGAGTTTAGGAAAGCAATTGCTGCTCGTCATGCAAATCTCTGTTTAGAAAAG ATTCAAGTTTTGCACAAACCTCCTTATCAACATCCTAAAGAGCtgaaaactaaaattcttaaGATAGGATATGTGAGTTCTGATTTTGGCAACCATCCTACCTCTCATCTCATGCAAAGTGTACCTGGGATGCATAATAGAGATAAAGTTGAA atattttgttaTGCTCTTAGTCCTGATGATGGTACTACTTTTAGATCTAAAATTGCACAGGAAGCTCATCATTTCATAGATCTCTCTCAG ATGCCCTGCAATGGAAAAGCAGCTGATAAAATATTTGCCGATGGTAttcatattttagttaatatGAATGGTTACACAAAAGGGgctagaaatgaaatatttgctcTCAGACCTGCTCCTATACAG GTGATGTGGTTGGGATACCCTGGCACTAGTGGTGCTCCTTTTATGGATTACATTATTACTGACCGAGTAACATCTCCAGTAAATCTTGCTCAACAGTACTCAGAGAAATTGGCCTTCATGCCTGACACATTTTTTGTAGGAGACCATTGGCAGATGTTTCCACATCTGATTGAAAGAGCTATCATTGATGATAAAGATTCTGTTGGCAGGAAGGCTGAGGTTCCTGATAATGTTAGCATAGTAAATGCTACAGATTTATCACCAATCATAGAAAAGGCTGAAGTAAAA AAAATTCGTGAAGTAGCTGTAGCTACATCTATAGCCTCTGCAGAAGAAGAaccaaaaatagaaaaagtggaagtTGTAAAGACTGTTATTGAATTGCCTTCAATACCTGTGCAAAACATGATTAGTACAGGACAAGTACAGACCTCAGTTAATGGAATTGTGGTTCAGAATGGTTTGGCTACCAACCag ataaataacaagGCTGCAACTGGTGAAGAGGCACCCAAAAGCATATTGGTAACATCTAGACAACAGTATGGCTTACCAGAAGATGCGATTGTATATTGTAATTTCAATCAGTTATATAAAATAGATCCAGCCACCCTCCAAAGTTGGGTTAAT atattGAAAAGAGTGCCAAACAGTGTTTTGTGGCTTCTTAGATTCCCTGCTGTAGGTGAGGCTAATATCTTGCAATCTGCAAACCAGCTTGGATTGTCTTCAAACAGACTAATCTTTTCAAATGTTGCTGCCAAAGAAGAGCATGTACGTCGTGGTCAGCTGGCTGATTTATGTTTAGATACACCTCTATGCAATGGTCACACCACAGGCATGGATGTTCTATGGGCAGGGACACCCATGGTTACATTGGCAGGTGAAACGCTAGCATCTCGAGTGGCCTCATCTCAATTGACTTGCTTGGGTGTACCTGAATTGATTGCACATACAAGACAAGAATATGAGGATATTGCTGTGCGGCTGGGTACTGATAAAGAATA tttaaaagtaattCGAGGTAAAGTGTGGGCTGCTCGAACAGAAAGTCCTTTGTTTAATGTCAAGACTTATGCTACAAATTTGGAGAGATTATTCTATGCCATGTGGAGTAAACATGAAAGAGGAGAAAAACCAAATCACATTACAGaagtatag
- the LOC129971378 gene encoding metallo-beta-lactamase domain-containing protein 1-like, with amino-acid sequence MTVTVEVIKNGYSKIDLERNVMIANCTCTLIKENDICIIVDTLTAWDRLILEKELENRNVRVSDITHAVATHGHSDHIGNMNLFSNAQHIVGQSISHKDEYLLHSFEDSPFNVTENIKIIGTPGHTLSDVSVIAKNTDLGTVAIVGDLFEREEDILNPTLWKTTAGSENPNLQYQNRKRILNLVNYIVPGHGPMFKVTEELKSAHEKQIENITE; translated from the exons ATGACTGTAACAGTTGAAGTAATTAAGAATGGATATTCAAAGATTGATTTAGAACGGAATGTAATGATAGCGAATTGTACTTGTacgttaataaaagaaaatgatatttgcaTTATTGTTGATACTCTTACTGCATGGGAccgtttaattttagaaaaag AATTAGAAAATCGAAATGTTAGAGTTAGTGATATAACCCATGCTGTGGCTACACATGGACATTCTGACCATAttggaaatatgaatttattttcaaatgctcAGCATATAGTTGGACAATCTATTTCACATAAAGATGAATATCTTTTACATTCATTTGAG GATAGCCCATTTAATgtcacagaaaatattaaaataattggaacTCCAGGTCATACTCTTTCTGATGTAAGCGTCATTGCTAAAAATACTGATCTTGGTACAGTAGCTATAGTTG GGGATTTATTTGAAAGAGAGGAAGATATTTTGAATCCTACATTATGGAAAACTACAGCTGGCAGTGAAAATCCGAACCTACAATATCAAAATCGGAAGAGAATTCTTAACCTAGTGAACTACATTGTACCAGGACATGGCCCTATGTTCAAAGTAACTGAAGAATTAAAATCAGCCCATGAAAAGCAAATTGAAAATATCactgaataa